In Blautia wexlerae DSM 19850, a single window of DNA contains:
- a CDS encoding CapA family protein yields MKKNNMPLNLRERINSRISLLCSVIVLVLLVLVMHQMDYTLIRKPQKEAAEAAALKEQQDKIKAETPVISTASVIAVGDNLYHSKLYESGENDSGIWNYDHIYTHVLDQIQAADVAMIDQETVFAPSHDAVSTYPSFATPQEVGDAIIKAGFDVVESATNHADDYGYDYLKSTLDFWSTNYPDIPVLGIHSTQEDADTVKVKEVNGIKIAFLDYTYGTNNSGAGEGYEYMIDIFDKDKITTMIQKAKEISDCIIFVAHWGTEDETMPNEYEKQWAAFLMQQGVDVIIGGHPHVLQPYGQLSDDQGHNTTIFYSLGNFVSTQQELPELLEGMASFTIQKSTLNGKSTIQILSPEVKPMVMHYNHDSGEYGPYMLDDYTEELASSHSVRNVIGDEFTLDNLKAKFKEIMSMNVKPSTNTNLLNVKFDWEGNMIDKTTGNVVEDTESIHSWEYQADTSDGTEDSSDSSDSSSDESSDDSSNEYDSGY; encoded by the coding sequence ATGAAAAAAAATAATATGCCACTTAATTTACGGGAGAGAATCAACTCCCGGATCAGTCTTCTGTGTTCTGTTATTGTTCTGGTTCTGCTCGTTCTGGTGATGCATCAGATGGATTACACCCTGATCCGTAAACCGCAGAAAGAAGCAGCAGAAGCAGCGGCTCTCAAGGAACAGCAGGATAAGATCAAAGCTGAAACACCTGTCATCTCCACTGCAAGTGTAATTGCTGTTGGAGATAATCTTTATCACAGCAAGCTGTATGAATCCGGCGAAAATGACTCCGGCATATGGAATTATGACCATATCTACACTCATGTTCTGGACCAGATCCAGGCTGCAGACGTAGCCATGATCGACCAGGAAACGGTTTTTGCTCCAAGCCACGATGCTGTCAGCACTTATCCTTCTTTTGCCACTCCCCAGGAAGTGGGAGATGCCATTATCAAAGCAGGGTTTGATGTAGTGGAATCTGCCACAAATCACGCCGATGATTATGGATATGACTATCTGAAAAGTACTCTGGATTTCTGGAGCACCAATTATCCGGATATTCCTGTACTTGGCATTCACTCCACCCAGGAAGATGCAGACACTGTCAAAGTAAAAGAAGTGAATGGTATTAAGATTGCTTTTCTTGACTATACATACGGCACCAATAATTCCGGTGCAGGCGAAGGATATGAGTACATGATCGATATCTTTGATAAGGATAAGATCACCACAATGATCCAGAAAGCCAAAGAAATCAGCGACTGCATCATCTTTGTGGCTCACTGGGGAACAGAAGATGAAACCATGCCAAATGAATACGAGAAACAATGGGCCGCTTTTCTGATGCAGCAGGGTGTTGATGTGATCATTGGCGGTCATCCGCATGTGCTTCAGCCTTACGGACAGCTTTCTGATGACCAGGGACACAATACCACCATATTCTACTCCCTCGGAAACTTCGTTTCCACCCAGCAGGAACTCCCGGAACTTCTGGAAGGAATGGCAAGTTTTACCATACAGAAATCAACTCTGAACGGCAAATCAACCATCCAGATCCTTTCTCCGGAAGTGAAACCTATGGTCATGCATTATAATCACGATAGCGGAGAATACGGACCATATATGCTGGATGATTATACAGAAGAACTTGCTTCTTCCCACAGTGTAAGAAATGTGATCGGTGATGAGTTTACTCTCGATAACCTGAAAGCTAAATTTAAGGAAATCATGTCCATGAATGTGAAGCCTTCCACAAATACAAACCTGCTGAACGTCAAGTTTGACTGGGAGGGCAACATGATCGACAAAACTACCGGAAATGTAGTGGAAGATACAGAATCCATCCACTCCTGGGAATATCAGGCAGACACATCAGACGGAACCGAAGACTCTTCCGACAGTTCTGACAGCTCTTCGGATGAAAGTTCCGATGATTCTTCAAACGAATATGACAGCGGTTATTGA
- a CDS encoding TatD family hydrolase — protein sequence MIIDTHAHYDDEAFDTDREALLMSMYDGGIEKIVNVCASVGGFQDTVDLMEKYPFVYGAVGIHPDDADKMTQETLDEIRRLSHMDKMVAIGEIGLDYYWHKEEEEHQIQKKMFRAQLDIAREEKLPFMIHSREAAEDTLNIVREYMQGGMYGGIIHCFSYSREIAAEYLKMGLYLGIGGVVTFKNAKKLKETVQYAPLSQLVLETDCPYMSPEPNRGKRNSSLNLPYVAQAIAELKGITAEEVIDVTRQNAEKLLGIHQ from the coding sequence ATGATTATTGATACACATGCGCACTATGATGACGAGGCCTTTGACACAGACAGGGAAGCGCTTCTTATGTCTATGTACGATGGAGGGATTGAGAAGATTGTGAATGTCTGTGCATCTGTAGGCGGTTTTCAGGATACTGTGGATCTGATGGAGAAATATCCTTTTGTATATGGAGCAGTGGGAATCCATCCGGATGATGCAGATAAGATGACACAGGAGACTCTGGATGAGATTCGCAGATTATCCCATATGGACAAGATGGTGGCAATCGGTGAGATCGGGCTGGACTATTACTGGCATAAGGAAGAAGAGGAACATCAGATCCAGAAGAAAATGTTTCGCGCTCAGCTTGACATTGCCAGAGAAGAGAAGCTTCCGTTTATGATCCACAGCAGAGAAGCTGCCGAGGATACTCTGAATATCGTCAGAGAATATATGCAGGGTGGTATGTATGGCGGTATCATTCATTGTTTTTCATACAGCAGGGAGATTGCGGCAGAATATCTGAAAATGGGACTGTATCTGGGAATCGGCGGAGTTGTCACTTTTAAGAACGCAAAGAAACTGAAAGAGACGGTTCAGTATGCACCCCTGTCTCAGCTTGTTCTGGAAACAGACTGTCCCTATATGTCTCCAGAGCCAAACAGAGGTAAGAGAAATTCGTCATTAAATCTGCCTTATGTAGCACAGGCAATCGCAGAACTGAAGGGAATTACAGCAGAAGAGGTCATTGATGTGACCAGACAGAATGCAGAGAAACTGCTGGGCATTCATCAATAA
- a CDS encoding MOSC domain-containing protein yields the protein MGKVIAVCTSERKGIQKTSVPEIKVIEDWGIEGDAHAGKWHRQVSLLSSDKIEDFRARGAEVEDGAFGENLVVQGIDFATLPIGTKFQCNDVVLELTQIGKECHSGCAIFKKMGECIMPKQGVFTKVLHGGVIHPGDELVIL from the coding sequence ATGGGAAAAGTAATTGCGGTTTGTACAAGTGAAAGAAAAGGAATACAGAAGACAAGTGTTCCGGAGATTAAAGTAATTGAGGACTGGGGAATCGAGGGTGATGCCCATGCCGGAAAATGGCACCGTCAGGTAAGTCTGCTCTCTTCTGACAAGATTGAAGATTTTCGCGCCAGAGGTGCAGAGGTGGAAGACGGGGCATTCGGAGAGAACCTGGTGGTTCAGGGAATCGACTTTGCCACACTTCCGATCGGCACGAAATTCCAGTGCAATGATGTAGTCCTGGAGCTGACACAGATTGGAAAAGAATGCCACAGCGGATGTGCGATCTTTAAGAAAATGGGAGAGTGCATTATGCCGAAACAGGGAGTTTTTACGAAGGTTCTCCACGGAGGTGTGATCCACCCGGGGGATGAGCTGGTAATTTTGTAA
- a CDS encoding MogA/MoaB family molybdenum cofactor biosynthesis protein produces MKRVAIITSSDTGYRGEREDLSGPAIREIVEKNGYEVVAEDVLPDDRKMLSERMAEIADSGTAELILTTGGTGFSPRDITPEATEDIIDRRVPGIPEAMRAYSMTITKRAMLSRSTAGIRKKTLIINLPGSPKAVKESLEYIIDALEHGIEIMTGEARNCAR; encoded by the coding sequence ATGAAAAGAGTAGCGATCATTACATCCAGTGATACGGGATATCGCGGAGAACGTGAGGATTTAAGCGGACCGGCGATCCGAGAGATTGTTGAGAAGAATGGATATGAGGTTGTGGCTGAAGATGTTCTGCCGGATGACAGAAAGATGCTGTCAGAGAGAATGGCGGAAATCGCAGACAGCGGCACAGCGGAACTGATCCTGACAACAGGCGGAACCGGTTTTTCACCCAGAGATATTACACCGGAGGCAACGGAGGATATTATTGACAGACGTGTACCGGGGATTCCGGAGGCAATGCGTGCGTACAGCATGACCATCACGAAACGCGCCATGCTCAGCCGTTCTACGGCAGGTATCCGCAAAAAAACACTGATCATTAACCTGCCGGGAAGTCCGAAAGCTGTAAAAGAGAGCCTGGAGTATATTATTGATGCGCTTGAACATGGCATTGAGATCATGACAGGGGAAGCAAGGAACTGCGCAAGATAA
- the moaC gene encoding cyclic pyranopterin monophosphate synthase MoaC, whose protein sequence is MSQGFNHFDENGNAVMVDVSGKNITYRTAVATGEIHVGEAIMEAVKEGSVKKGDVLGVARVAGIMGVKRTSELIPMCHPLPIQKCSVDYELDEINGIIRAFCTVKTEGKTGVEMEALTGVQVTLLTIYDMCKAIDKHMVMSNIHLVEKTGGKSGDFHF, encoded by the coding sequence ATGTCACAGGGTTTTAATCATTTTGATGAGAACGGAAACGCAGTTATGGTAGACGTTTCCGGGAAAAATATCACTTACAGAACAGCAGTTGCCACAGGTGAGATTCATGTAGGAGAAGCAATCATGGAGGCTGTGAAAGAGGGTTCCGTGAAAAAGGGAGATGTGCTTGGAGTAGCACGTGTAGCGGGGATTATGGGAGTGAAAAGGACTTCTGAGTTGATTCCCATGTGCCATCCGCTTCCGATCCAGAAATGTTCCGTAGACTATGAACTGGATGAGATAAACGGAATTATCCGCGCTTTCTGTACAGTGAAAACAGAGGGCAAGACCGGTGTGGAAATGGAGGCGCTGACAGGGGTTCAGGTGACACTTCTGACGATCTACGATATGTGTAAGGCAATTGACAAGCATATGGTAATGTCCAATATTCATCTGGTTGAAAAGACGGGTGGTAAGAGTGGAGATTTCCATTTTTGA
- the metG gene encoding methionine--tRNA ligase: MEKQKYYITTAIAYTSGKPHIGNTYEVVLADAIARYKRQQGYDVFFQTGTDEHGQKIELKAEEAGITPKEFVDNVSGEIKRIWDLMNTSYDKFIRTTDEDHEKQVKKIFKKMYAKGDIYKGHYEGMYCTPCESFFTESQLVDGKCPDCGRPCVPAKEEAYFFKMSKYADKLIDYINTHPDFIQPESRKNEMMNNFLLPGLQDLCVSRTSFKWGIPVDFDPKHVVYVWLDALTNYITGIGYDCDGESTDQFNKLWPADLHLIGKDIIRFHTIYWPIFLMSLDLPLPKQVFGHPWLLQGDGKMSKSKGNVIYADELVDFFGVDAVRYFVLHEMPFENDGVITWELMVERLNSELANTLGNLVNRTISMSNKYFGGVVENKGVTEPVDDDLKNFILSVPAKVNEKMDKLRVADAMTEVFTIFKRCNKYIDETMPWALAKDEEKKDRLATVLYNLVEGICIGAVLLKSFMPETTERILAQLNAQDRELEDLKTFGLYPSGNKVTEKPEILFARLDLKEVLAKVAELHPPKAEEPAKEEKEDVIDIEAKPEITFEDFGKLQFQVGKIIKCEEVKKSKKLLCSQVQIGSQVRQIVSGIKAHYSAEEMVGKRVMVVTNLKPAKLAGVLSEGMILCAEDADGNLSLMVPEKEMPAGAEIC, from the coding sequence ATGGAAAAACAGAAATACTACATCACCACCGCCATCGCCTACACATCCGGCAAACCCCATATCGGCAACACCTACGAAGTCGTCCTTGCCGATGCCATCGCCCGCTACAAACGTCAGCAGGGCTATGACGTATTCTTTCAGACAGGAACCGACGAACATGGTCAGAAAATCGAATTAAAAGCCGAAGAAGCCGGAATCACTCCAAAAGAATTCGTAGACAACGTATCCGGTGAGATCAAAAGAATCTGGGATCTGATGAACACATCCTACGACAAATTCATCCGTACCACAGATGAAGACCACGAAAAACAGGTCAAAAAAATCTTCAAAAAAATGTACGCAAAAGGCGACATCTACAAAGGACACTATGAAGGAATGTATTGTACACCATGCGAATCTTTCTTTACAGAATCCCAGCTTGTAGACGGCAAATGTCCGGACTGCGGACGCCCATGTGTACCTGCAAAAGAAGAAGCATATTTCTTCAAAATGAGCAAATATGCCGACAAACTTATCGACTACATCAATACACATCCGGACTTCATCCAGCCGGAATCCCGTAAAAATGAGATGATGAACAACTTCCTTCTCCCGGGACTTCAGGATCTCTGTGTATCCAGAACTTCCTTCAAATGGGGAATCCCGGTAGACTTTGATCCGAAACACGTAGTATATGTATGGCTTGATGCCCTTACAAACTATATTACAGGAATCGGCTACGACTGCGATGGCGAAAGCACAGACCAGTTCAACAAGCTCTGGCCTGCAGACCTGCATCTGATCGGTAAAGACATCATCCGTTTCCATACAATTTACTGGCCGATTTTCCTGATGTCACTGGATCTGCCACTTCCGAAACAGGTATTCGGACATCCATGGCTTCTTCAGGGTGATGGTAAGATGAGTAAATCCAAAGGAAATGTAATCTATGCAGATGAACTGGTAGACTTCTTCGGTGTAGATGCAGTCCGCTACTTCGTACTTCATGAAATGCCATTCGAGAATGATGGTGTGATCACATGGGAACTGATGGTAGAGCGTCTCAATTCTGAACTCGCTAACACCCTTGGAAACCTTGTAAACCGTACCATTTCCATGTCAAACAAATATTTTGGCGGTGTGGTAGAAAACAAAGGCGTTACAGAACCTGTAGATGATGATCTGAAGAACTTCATTCTCTCCGTACCTGCCAAAGTAAACGAAAAAATGGATAAACTCCGCGTGGCAGATGCAATGACAGAAGTATTCACAATCTTCAAACGCTGCAACAAATACATCGACGAAACAATGCCATGGGCTCTTGCTAAGGATGAAGAGAAAAAAGACCGTCTTGCAACAGTTCTCTACAATCTGGTTGAGGGAATCTGCATTGGTGCGGTTCTGCTGAAATCCTTTATGCCGGAAACAACAGAGAGAATCCTTGCCCAGTTAAATGCACAGGACAGAGAACTGGAAGACCTTAAGACCTTTGGCCTCTATCCGTCAGGAAATAAAGTAACTGAAAAACCGGAGATCCTTTTCGCCCGTCTTGACCTGAAAGAAGTACTTGCAAAGGTGGCAGAGCTTCATCCGCCGAAAGCAGAAGAACCTGCAAAAGAAGAAAAAGAAGACGTAATTGATATCGAAGCAAAACCGGAGATCACATTTGAAGATTTCGGCAAGCTTCAGTTCCAGGTTGGTAAGATCATCAAATGTGAAGAAGTAAAGAAATCAAAGAAACTGCTCTGCTCACAGGTACAGATCGGCAGCCAGGTGCGCCAGATCGTATCCGGAATCAAAGCACACTACAGTGCAGAAGAAATGGTAGGTAAGAGGGTTATGGTAGTCACAAACCTGAAACCAGCCAAACTTGCCGGTGTACTCAGTGAAGGAATGATCCTCTGCGCAGAAGATGCAGACGGAAACCTTTCCCTGATGGTACCGGAAAAGGAAATGCCTGCAGGTGCAGAAATCTGCTGA
- a CDS encoding anaerobic sulfatase maturase yields the protein MPAISVLMKPSSSMCNMSCNYCFYCDEAQKRTQESFGYMSEQTLKNIIRKTMLRAEGMISYIYQGGEPTLRGVGFFKKAIEFQNQYNRNHVQVQNALQTNGYAITEEWCQFFKDNHFLIGLSVDGTEEIHNSMRHTHSGSGTFARVNQTAMLMDEYGVDYNILTVVTPKIAENIREIYGTYQRRGWYYQQYIACLDPFGEEHGKTPYSLSPEVYGQFLTDLFRLWYKDLRRGKQPFIRQFENYVGLAAGYMAESCEQRGVCGIQNVVEADGSVYPCDFYMMDEYRLGNFNTDRLDDINQRRSEIQFIEQSWKLDEECRLCKYFRLCRGGCQRNRDFQPDTGLYKNYFCEGYRMFFGQCYEQIMEIGKSLSKS from the coding sequence ATGCCAGCAATAAGTGTTTTAATGAAACCATCTTCCAGCATGTGCAACATGTCCTGCAACTATTGTTTCTACTGTGATGAAGCACAGAAACGTACACAAGAATCTTTCGGGTACATGAGTGAGCAAACGCTGAAAAACATAATACGGAAAACGATGCTGCGGGCAGAGGGCATGATAAGCTACATTTATCAGGGCGGTGAGCCAACCCTGCGCGGAGTTGGTTTCTTCAAAAAAGCAATTGAATTTCAGAACCAGTACAACAGGAATCATGTACAGGTACAGAATGCGCTTCAGACCAATGGTTATGCAATTACAGAAGAATGGTGCCAGTTTTTCAAAGACAATCATTTCCTGATTGGCCTGTCGGTGGACGGAACGGAAGAAATCCATAACTCTATGCGGCACACACATTCCGGGAGCGGCACCTTTGCCCGTGTCAATCAGACGGCAATGCTGATGGATGAGTATGGGGTGGATTATAATATCCTAACCGTTGTCACGCCAAAAATCGCGGAGAATATTCGGGAAATATATGGCACTTATCAAAGGCGAGGATGGTATTATCAACAATATATTGCCTGTCTGGATCCCTTTGGGGAGGAACATGGGAAAACCCCGTATTCCCTTTCACCAGAGGTATATGGACAGTTTCTGACAGATTTATTCCGGCTGTGGTACAAGGATTTGAGGCGTGGAAAGCAGCCTTTTATCCGGCAGTTTGAAAATTATGTCGGTCTTGCGGCAGGTTACATGGCGGAATCCTGTGAACAGAGAGGAGTCTGTGGAATCCAGAATGTGGTAGAGGCAGACGGAAGTGTGTATCCATGCGATTTTTATATGATGGATGAGTACCGTCTGGGGAATTTTAACACTGACCGCCTGGACGACATTAACCAGAGAAGGAGCGAGATTCAGTTCATCGAGCAATCCTGGAAATTGGATGAAGAGTGCCGCCTCTGTAAGTATTTCCGACTCTGCCGGGGAGGCTGCCAGCGCAATCGGGATTTTCAGCCTGATACCGGACTTTATAAAAACTATTTCTGTGAAGGATACAGGATGTTTTTCGGGCAGTGCTATGAGCAGATCATGGAAATCGGGAAAAGCCTGTCCAAAAGCTGA
- a CDS encoding LysR family transcriptional regulator, producing MKIFVSVYEHNSITKAADVLHLAQPSVSLAIKEMEEYYGTRFFERIGRHISPTGAGNELYRYALHIIELFDEMEQKIKDWDHCGTLRIGASITIGTHILPLMLKQYQEIYPMLKITVIIKQSAAIEQLVLENKIDIALIENQPEYADIMAIPFMTDHLCAIVPVTHPLADKKWVTLEEVSAYPFLMREKGSAGREILDAGFELKNITVHPVWESTSTQAIVKAVSVGLGVAVLPYLLVKKDMEENHVCLLPFKKPLKRNLNVIYYKRKYFTEQMKSFIDLCRKYGKDYESAEV from the coding sequence ATGAAAATATTCGTCTCTGTATATGAACACAACAGTATTACAAAGGCTGCTGATGTTCTGCATCTCGCTCAGCCGTCCGTCAGCCTTGCCATAAAAGAGATGGAGGAATATTATGGGACCCGTTTCTTTGAGCGGATTGGGCGGCACATCAGTCCGACCGGAGCGGGGAATGAACTTTACAGATATGCACTGCATATTATAGAGTTGTTTGATGAAATGGAACAGAAAATTAAAGATTGGGATCATTGCGGAACACTCCGTATCGGTGCAAGCATTACGATTGGCACTCATATTCTCCCGCTAATGCTTAAACAATATCAGGAAATTTATCCAATGCTAAAAATTACTGTTATTATCAAACAGTCTGCTGCTATTGAACAACTTGTTTTAGAGAATAAGATTGACATTGCTTTGATTGAAAACCAGCCCGAATACGCTGATATCATGGCAATTCCATTTATGACAGACCATTTATGTGCGATTGTTCCTGTTACGCATCCATTGGCTGATAAAAAATGGGTTACTTTGGAAGAAGTGTCAGCGTATCCTTTTCTCATGCGGGAAAAAGGAAGTGCGGGACGGGAAATCCTGGATGCCGGTTTTGAACTGAAAAATATAACAGTTCATCCTGTCTGGGAGAGCACAAGTACACAGGCTATTGTAAAAGCGGTGTCTGTCGGTCTTGGCGTTGCCGTACTTCCTTACCTTTTAGTAAAAAAAGATATGGAAGAGAATCATGTATGTCTGTTACCATTCAAAAAACCGCTAAAAAGAAATCTGAATGTGATTTATTATAAGCGGAAATATTTTACAGAACAAATGAAGTCCTTTATTGACTTATGCCGAAAATATGGAAAAGATTATGAATCTGCGGAAGTATGA
- a CDS encoding chromate transporter, whose product MENKKNVLWKLFISTLYLSAFTFGGGYVIVTLMKKKFVDDYHWIEENEMLDLVAIAQSSPGPIAVNGAIVVGYKLAGMPGVLVAIIGTIIPPFLIISVISVCYNAFRSNYFVSQMLEGMQAGVGAVIASVTYEMGADIVQDKNGISTVIMVGAFIASCIFEVNVVYVVIVCGLIGVIRTCIAKRRKNK is encoded by the coding sequence ATGGAAAATAAAAAGAACGTATTATGGAAGCTATTCATATCAACTTTATATTTAAGTGCCTTTACATTTGGCGGCGGATATGTGATTGTTACATTGATGAAAAAAAAATTTGTGGATGATTATCACTGGATTGAAGAGAATGAGATGTTGGATTTGGTTGCAATCGCGCAGTCATCGCCGGGACCAATCGCAGTAAATGGCGCAATTGTAGTTGGGTATAAGCTTGCCGGAATGCCTGGAGTACTGGTGGCAATCATTGGAACAATTATTCCACCGTTTTTGATTATATCTGTGATTTCGGTTTGTTACAATGCTTTCCGCAGCAATTATTTTGTGAGCCAGATGTTGGAAGGTATGCAGGCTGGCGTTGGCGCGGTTATCGCATCTGTGACTTATGAAATGGGAGCCGATATCGTTCAGGATAAGAATGGCATATCCACAGTGATCATGGTTGGTGCATTTATTGCCTCCTGTATCTTTGAAGTAAATGTAGTCTATGTTGTTATCGTTTGCGGACTAATCGGAGTAATCCGGACATGTATTGCAAAGAGGAGGAAAAATAAATGA
- a CDS encoding chromate transporter, translated as MIYLQLFLSFLQIGLFSFGGGYAAMPLIQGQVVTAHGWLSMSEFTDLITISQMTPGPIAVNSATFVGIKIAGIPGALIATLGCILPSCIIVTVIAKLYLKYREMDMLQGVLNSLRPAVVAMIASAGISILITAFWGSSASIALAGTKWSLVVIFAICVVLLQKVKMNPIWVMVAAGVMKVAVSFLGG; from the coding sequence ATGATTTATCTGCAATTGTTTTTGAGTTTTTTACAGATTGGTTTATTCAGTTTTGGCGGTGGATATGCGGCAATGCCCTTGATTCAGGGGCAGGTGGTTACAGCACATGGTTGGCTCAGCATGTCTGAATTTACAGATCTTATCACCATTTCCCAGATGACACCAGGTCCGATTGCAGTCAATTCAGCAACTTTCGTTGGAATTAAGATTGCCGGGATTCCGGGAGCTTTGATTGCGACTCTTGGATGCATTTTGCCATCTTGCATCATTGTTACGGTGATTGCAAAGTTATATCTGAAATATAGAGAGATGGATATGCTACAGGGAGTCCTGAATTCTCTGAGGCCTGCTGTTGTTGCGATGATTGCATCTGCCGGAATTTCCATTTTGATTACAGCATTTTGGGGAAGTTCCGCATCAATTGCATTGGCAGGAACGAAATGGAGCCTTGTAGTGATATTTGCCATCTGTGTCGTATTACTTCAGAAAGTGAAAATGAACCCTATCTGGGTTATGGTGGCGGCAGGAGTTATGAAAGTGGCAGTATCATTCCTTGGAGGATGA
- a CDS encoding AraC family transcriptional regulator, with product MINVSGHLRNERRVTGFADDSVSLSVNCCGMQVFKTKDYSQNRFAGRVDYQLIYVYKGAGHYWLNNERKVLGAGNILLFRPKEPQIYSYYANEHPEIYWIHFTGNNCKNIIEKYNLHNCYIGEHTMLKTLFQETIIELQLKKPFFEDVVLCNFLQILAVIARYHQQILSPLGNDFSIDRLIMQLNQRYKDNWNVASMAEYCKLSVGYFSHIFKKRIGVAPMRYLNELRVEKAKELIATNAMKLSDIASMVGFSDPLYFSRVFKKTAGIPPKEFQQSLLTSNTPKWWPDK from the coding sequence ATGATTAATGTATCCGGGCACTTAAGAAATGAAAGACGTGTAACCGGGTTTGCTGATGACTCTGTTTCATTATCCGTCAACTGCTGCGGCATGCAGGTTTTTAAAACAAAAGATTATTCTCAGAACCGTTTTGCCGGCCGCGTTGATTATCAGCTTATTTATGTCTACAAAGGTGCCGGTCACTATTGGCTGAATAATGAACGAAAAGTATTAGGCGCCGGAAATATCCTTCTTTTCCGTCCGAAAGAGCCTCAGATCTATTCCTATTATGCAAATGAGCACCCTGAAATCTATTGGATTCATTTCACCGGGAATAACTGTAAAAATATAATAGAGAAGTACAATCTACATAACTGTTATATCGGGGAGCATACTATGTTAAAGACTCTTTTTCAGGAAACGATTATTGAGCTACAATTGAAAAAACCATTTTTTGAGGATGTTGTTCTATGTAATTTTTTGCAAATACTTGCCGTCATCGCGCGTTACCATCAACAGATTCTCTCTCCGTTAGGAAATGACTTCTCTATTGACCGGCTGATCATGCAGCTTAATCAACGGTATAAAGATAACTGGAATGTTGCATCAATGGCAGAATATTGCAAGTTAAGTGTCGGGTATTTTTCCCACATATTCAAGAAACGTATTGGGGTTGCACCGATGCGTTATCTAAATGAACTTCGGGTAGAAAAAGCAAAGGAGCTAATTGCAACAAATGCGATGAAACTGTCAGATATTGCATCCATGGTGGGTTTCTCCGATCCGCTTTATTTTAGCCGGGTATTCAAAAAGACTGCCGGAATTCCTCCTAAAGAATTCCAGCAGTCTCTGCTTACATCTAATACTCCAAAGTGGTGGCCTGATAAATAA